CATCGTTGTTTGGATTGTCGGGTAAATTTCTCTTCCCTCACTCTCTCGCTTCCTATGATTGCTTCACTTTGTTCAATTCTCTGTTAAATCTTGCAATATGTTACGAAACCCTAGTGGGAATCAATTATGGAAAAAAGCTTTATGTGTGAGTAGATTTTGGAgctcagaattgattttgatgaatgaTAAGTTGATCTAAACATGTTTTAGCTTGTGATTCTGTGTTCTGGGTTAGTTTGATTGCTTCATttgagaagttgatccaaacatgttttAGCTTGTGATTTTGTGTTCTGGGTTAGTTTGATTTCTTCATCTGTGAACTGGGTTTGGAtctgattgaggaaaagaatgaaactttgttactATTTGCAGGTTATTGTTGACATGCATATGCCCTTGCTGCTTGTGCCTGACTGTGATAGTGGAGCTTGCACTGGAATTGATCAAGGCTCCACTGCATGTCATGGAGTGGTTCACCGCTCAGATCCCCTGCTAAGTTAGTTGCTTTTACTGTATATCTTTCTTCtaggaaaaaaataaagtttgaaattttttgttgttggtgttgaTTGATGATAGGCCCTTTGTCTTGTTGCAAATATTTGTGGTTTCTGAAGGGGGGGTTTTCAGAGTGGTTGTTGATATGTTTGGTCTTTGAGGTTTACTGGAGAATTCACAAAAGAAAGTTGAATAAGATTCAGCTGCAAAAACAGAAAATTAAGCAATTTAAAATTTGTTTCTTGTGCATACTTGTACTGGTATATACCTTCTGTATATTATTATAGGAGTGATTATAAATCATAAACTAATACATAAATGACAGGTTCTGAACGAGGaccctttattttatttttctctacaTCAAGAAAATCAACTCCCTTTTATGTTTGAGAAGttatgtcatcaacatatatgTGAAACTAGCTTTTGCGATAGAATAGTATTGATTGGAAAATTTAGCAGCTTTTCCGTTCAAGTAGTTGTCAACTAGCAACCATGTCTTGTCTGTTGAACTAGCACCTggactcttacctgattaggcACAGAATTCATGCCACGTTTATTTAGAAGCTAATACTTACTTGCGGAGCTTAAAATGAGAAGTAACTCTAGAGCTTTTAAACGTAGAGCCAAACatgaaatttgaatgatgaatTCTTTCAGTACAACCAAATCTGTATGGGAGGAATCCATTGTGGCTGTGGTGTTTCTTCTATTGCTTGGCTCTGCCTTCTATATTTCTTATCATCAAATGCAGATATAAGACCTCCTATGAAATTAATGCGGTTGCATTTTATTTACATCTTGTTATTCATATCCCTCTTATtcccttgtaacttgtcttctTGTTCTCAATCTTCCTTTGCAACTTTGACAAGTTGTGCGGCTCTGATCTTTCTCTGCTAGAACATTCTTCATTGAAGTCATGCACCTAGGCTTATGACTTCAACATCTCTACGATGGTTTCAACTTAAGAAGCCAGAGTTCTTGTTTCTCTACCCACTTTCCCAACACAAGGTTCCTCCTATCTTTTGATTCTTTTCTGTGGCATGTGAGAGGTTTTccttctctttatttttattctgttcttttattttcttttttctctaccTATCATCAGATAACTCTATTGATATCTCCTATCTCTATTACTCAATTTCTTGTGTGACACAAATTTAAGCCAACTATTTTTAACTAACCACTTTTATACTTCACACTTTCTATTCTTGcatatcatatttctcaccCTTCCTCAACTTAGctatttatttctttcttccttaCACGTAATTATTCATTATTCTTTCCGTGATTCCCATCTTAATTTAGTAAAACATCGAAATGCATACACATTATTACCGGTAAACACAGCAAAGATTTTCTTATTTCAAAGAAGGGAGGAAACTTTAACCATCTTTCATTATATTCATTTTGTATCTCTTCCTTTTTTCACCATGTATTTCatcacatttaattttttttttcttctcattatAGCATAATCTTCCATCATATTTAGTTCCATGCATATCCCTTTACATTCTCCTCATTCACCACGTATTTCATCACACCTTTCCTTCATTCTTATCCTATGACATTTTAGGTTAAGTTTGAATGCAAGTGTAAAAATAATAAGTTCGAAGCACTCATTTTCAAGATGTACCAATAGAACTTAAAAGACTACAAAACTTCTGTATTTATATTCTTCCATAGAATCACAACCACAAACATGTTCTTATTTATTTACAAGCATGAACATGGAACTTTCAGCTACTCACCCATTTACTACAACCCCAAAAAAACGTGGAACTTTCAGCTTACTCTTATTTATCTACAACCCCAAAAAAACATGGGACTTTCAGCTATTTATTGGATCACAGGATTCCACAAAACAGCTTATGTATAACCAGCTACAAAACACACCTCACTACTTATGCTTACATTCTATCCCAATACCCTGCTTTGACTCTGTTTCACCATCTCCAACAACCACATACTACTCATGTTTATATTGTGACCCAGTTCCCTGCCTTGGCTCTATTTCACCATCTCCAACAACCATCACCTTAGTTGTCTCAGCAATTTCTGCAACGGTTTCACCTATGGCACCGAACACTCCACCACCCCCTTTTCCCTGTTGCACTTTCTCTGCAGGTTTCATAATGGTTCCTCCAATCTCAGCCACGGTTTCACCTACTGCTCCCAACACCtcgcttcctcctcctccttcagtTGCTTGCTTCATCATCCCTTGAGTTTGTTCATGTTCTCCCCGAAAGCCTTCCCCAGCAGTTATGTTGTCATACGGCTTCTGCATATGCACCCTGCTAGCAGCATTGTTCACACTGTTGTCATTGGTTGTAATGAACACATTGCTTCCTCTACCCTTTTGTCCTTGTAGGCTTTCCCAAATTGGACTCATAACAGTACCTTGTAGCCCTTGTCTTTCCCCCCCTGGATAGCTTTCAGTGGTGGCTTTTGCTGAGGGCATTCCCTGAAATTGCTAAACGCAAAAGCCAATTTTTCAGTTAAAGTTGCAACAAAGAGTCATCAAGCATTTTTGGGATAAGATTTTCTTTCAGAAGAAGGAATTCTAATCCCAAGAACCTATGGCCTAACCTTTGAAGGAAAGCAAAGAACTTGCTACAAAAAACTTAAGGGGTCCTTAGTTTCAATTCATTTTTTCGCTTTGaataaattgaaaattcatcgaaaaacagaaaacaaccaTTTTCTCAATTTCAAATTCATCACTTTAGAAGTTCACAGGTAactaaaataaatatagatCCCCAAAGGACCCGTTTGGATGGGGACCAAAGAAATAAGCTCTAATAAGTGCTTTGCATCCAAACAAACTCATAATCAACAAAAAATTCTTGTGCAAGCACAAGAAGGCTGACACAACACACACATATATTATATAGACCATAGTTAAGTTACTTGATGGCATAAACATATCAGTACGACAATAATTCTAATCATATTGTTTCACTCAGTTCCATGGGTCAAAATACACGCATATACTATATAGACCACAATCATGTAAGTAATTGAAATACACGAGACATTGGTTCTTTTTGGAGGCTGACCagaagcacttattggagcttatctaaaAGCCAATATCACATATTAGAGCTTATTTAGTACTTTTTGAAGTAGATAAAGTTACTAAATAAGTTTCATAAGTGTTATTTTcttgtgttttttttaatagatgAGCTCCAATAAATGTTGTTTAGTCCGCTGCATCCAAAGAGGCTCAGTGATAGAAATAAAAACCTGATTTTGAGCTGCTGCAGCACTTCTGGCCTCCAATTCCCTTTGTTCCAGGTTTTGAGCTGCTGCTGCACTTTTGGCCTCCAATTCTCTTTGTTCCAGGTTATGAACTGCTGCAGCACTTTCAGCCTCCAATTCCCTCTGTGCCTCCTTGGCCTGTAATTCCCTTTGTGCCTCCTCTTTCTTCCTTGCTGTGTATTCCTTGGCAGTTTCCCCAGCTGAAGAAGCTAAATTCTTAGCAACATCCACGGACTTGGCGGCGAGCTCAGAACCCTTCTGTCCTACATACTCTGCAGTTCCCAAAAGAACATTAGTAGCAGCCTTGGTTCCTTCCACAGTCATATCAGCAGAGTAATTTGCAGCAGTCCACCCTGCCACAGTAGCCTTGTCCTTCAAATCTGCCGCTATATCCTTTGCTACAACATAACCTTGTTGCCCTTTCTCCACTATGATGTCTTTAGCCTGTGTTGCCTTCTCCTTTACCTGCATGTTTTTCTCAGGTGCAGTTTCAGTTGCAACATAGCCTTGCTGCCCTTTGTTCTCAACTAGGACATCTTTAGCTTGGGCCCGCATGTTTTTCTCAGGTGCAGTTTCAGTTGCAACATAGCCTTGCTGCCCTTTGTTCTCAACTAGGACATCTTTAGCTTGTGCCCGCATGTTTTTCTCGGGTGCAGTTTCAGTTGCAACATAGCCTGGCTGCCCCTTGTTCTCAACTATGACATCTTTAGCTTGTGCCTGCATGTTTTTCTCTGGTGCAGTTACAGTTGCAACATAGCCTGGCTGCCCCTTGTTCTCAACTATGAAATCTTTAGCTTGAGCCCGCATGTTTATCTCCTGAGTAGTTTGAGTTGCACCGCTTAGTCCTTCAGTTGCTACTTGTTTTTCTATCTTGTGTCTGTCTTGAGCTTTTGCAATTGCATTCCTTGCTTTCTGTTGAGCTTGAGCTCTGTACTTTGAAACCTCTTCCAATcttgatctttcttcttcttctcttgctttttcttttgcAATTGCAATTGCGTTGAGTTGAGCTTGAGCTCTGTGCTTTGAAATCTCTTCCAaccttgttctttcttcttcttctctttcctCTTCCAACCTTGatctttcttctgcttctcttgctttttcttttgcAATTGCATTCTTCTG
This portion of the Lotus japonicus ecotype B-129 chromosome 3, LjGifu_v1.2 genome encodes:
- the LOC130744148 gene encoding seed biotin-containing protein SBP65-like — translated: MAAQQMKREVHIVKEEEAGRGKETLELKTHLQSHAGGKVKGEGAKRESGGGGVHSVGKFEMKGGEKGSAGENRRVSQEAKERAERAREEEERSRLEEISKYRAQQNSRDAIAGAQVRAKQEARLKEEEKREFEAKRAAQNQESMARPTAKTTTEEAKVKAREEEERIRLEEASKIRAQAQRSAMDAAAKYTAREAEERSRLEEVSKHRAQAQQKNAIAKEKAREAEERSRLEEEREEKERSRLEEASKIRGQAQRNAMDAAAKDKAREAEERSSLEEVSKHRAQAQQKNTIAKEKAREAEERSRLEEEREVQERSRLEEVSKHRAQAQHKNAIAKEKAREAEERSRLEEEREAEERSRLEEVSKIRAQAQQKKALAKQKAREAEERSRLEEEKEAEERSRLEEVSKIRAQAQQKNTIAKQKAREAEERSSLEEEREEEERTRLEEVSKHRAQAQRNAMDAAAKHIAREAEERSRLEEVSKHRAQAQQKNAIAKEKAREAEERSRLEEEREEEERTRLEEISKHRAQAQLNAIAIAKEKAREEEERSRLEEVSKYRAQAQQKARNAIAKAQDRHKIEKQVATEGLSGATQTTQEINMRAQAKDFIVENKGQPGYVATVTAPEKNMQAQAKDVIVENKGQPGYVATETAPEKNMRAQAKDVLVENKGQQGYVATETAPEKNMRAQAKDVLVENKGQQGYVATETAPEKNMQVKEKATQAKDIIVEKGQQGYVVAKDIAADLKDKATVAGWTAANYSADMTVEGTKAATNVLLGTAEYVGQKGSELAAKSVDVAKNLASSAGETAKEYTARKKEEAQRELQAKEAQRELEAESAAAVHNLEQRELEAKSAAAAQNLEQRELEARSAAAAQNQQFQGMPSAKATTESYPGGERQGLQGTVMSPIWESLQGQKGRGSNVFITTNDNSVNNAASRVHMQKPYDNITAGEGFRGEHEQTQGMMKQATEGGGGSEVLGAVGETVAEIGGTIMKPAEKVQQGKGGGGVFGAIGETVAEIAETTKVMVVGDGEIEPRQGTGSQYKHE
- the LOC130742667 gene encoding signaling peptide TAXIMIN 1-like, which codes for MCNSNGDCRPLGFLLGLPFAFLCLLISIVGIVVWIVGLLLTCICPCCLCLTVIVELALELIKAPLHVMEWFTAQIPC